One genomic region from Arthrobacter pigmenti encodes:
- a CDS encoding ABC transporter permease, with translation MSTTAQETKQQQPEEAKGLSQGQIVRKRFFGHTAAVVSLIIFACVVILAFTSVGYAGIPGWWQWNYVETPRLATPTGEPTWSPELGNPGSWFAFGDHPFGQDRVGRDLFAMTMRGAQLSLIIMFIIGFVGGLIGVVIGGVAGYFRGWVETVLMRLTDVIIIIPLVIIAAVLGTFGRSLSGPGTFFDTIFGGSAGVILLGIFVGFIIWTGLARLVRGEFLSLREREFVDAARIAGASNSRIIFKHIVPNAVGVIIVNTTLVMASAILLETALSYLGIGVQAPDISLGSLISDNQAAFNTRPWLFWWPGLFIVIICLSINFIGDGLRDAFDPRQKKFNAKKAAEPKKPA, from the coding sequence ATGAGCACTACCGCACAAGAAACCAAGCAGCAGCAACCCGAAGAGGCCAAGGGTCTCAGCCAGGGACAGATAGTCCGGAAACGCTTTTTCGGTCACACGGCAGCGGTCGTGAGCCTGATCATCTTCGCCTGTGTCGTGATTCTCGCGTTCACCTCAGTCGGCTACGCCGGCATTCCAGGCTGGTGGCAGTGGAACTATGTTGAAACTCCCAGGCTCGCGACTCCCACTGGCGAACCTACATGGAGCCCGGAACTAGGAAATCCAGGATCGTGGTTCGCATTCGGCGATCACCCGTTCGGACAAGACCGGGTCGGACGCGATCTCTTCGCCATGACGATGCGCGGGGCGCAACTTTCACTGATCATCATGTTCATCATCGGATTCGTGGGCGGCCTGATCGGGGTAGTAATCGGCGGCGTTGCCGGCTACTTCCGCGGCTGGGTTGAAACCGTCCTGATGCGACTGACCGATGTCATCATCATCATCCCGCTTGTGATCATCGCAGCGGTGCTGGGAACTTTTGGGCGGAGCTTGTCCGGACCTGGAACCTTCTTTGACACGATTTTCGGTGGAAGCGCGGGCGTGATCCTGCTCGGAATTTTCGTCGGCTTCATCATCTGGACTGGTCTTGCCCGTCTTGTCCGTGGCGAGTTCCTCTCTCTGCGTGAACGCGAGTTCGTGGATGCAGCGAGAATTGCCGGTGCCTCGAACAGCCGAATCATCTTCAAGCACATCGTGCCCAACGCTGTCGGCGTCATCATCGTCAACACCACGTTGGTGATGGCTTCGGCGATTCTTCTTGAGACCGCGCTGTCTTACCTTGGAATCGGTGTTCAAGCTCCGGATATCTCGCTCGGAAGCCTGATCAGCGACAACCAGGCGGCTTTCAATACCCGTCCTTGGTTGTTCTGGTGGCCTGGGCTCTTCATCGTGATCATCTGCCTGTCGATCAACTTCATTGGTG
- a CDS encoding ABC transporter permease has translation MLTYIVRRLIAAVLILFGASFLVYVLTALSGDPLEDLRQSNAPNREALIQQRIELLDLDVPPVLRYFAWLSGAVKCLVPFALTCDLGNSVTGIEVTQLLGRAMGQTILLVSAATVLAIIIGITLGIVTALRQYSGLDYGVTMMAFLFFSLPVFWVAVLLKEFGAIGFNNFLAEPDISFAATIICGLIAGFLFFLTSGGTMKRKLLWAAIGFAFAFALVWFLDFTGWFLTPGFGPIVIALLSVGIAYGVTLLTAGLKNRKALYSSLIVVGIGVIAYFAVQPLLDRATLLMVILLAVATVLIGLVVGYFMGGYDKRQNMNAAGLTAFLMGFLILLDRFMQSWPDYFDNNRINGRPIATIGSSTPNLEGDFWVGGIDIYTHLLLPTIALMLISLAGYSRYSRASMLEIMNQDYIRTARAKGLGERTVVMRHAFRNALIPLATLVAFDIGGLIGGAIITENVFAFSGMGQLFIDGLQARDLNPVMGVFLITGIVALVFNLVADLVYSVLDPRVRVKA, from the coding sequence ATGCTGACGTATATTGTCCGGCGGCTGATCGCCGCCGTGCTCATCCTCTTTGGCGCATCCTTCCTCGTGTACGTCTTGACTGCGCTGTCAGGCGACCCACTTGAGGACTTGCGTCAGAGCAACGCCCCTAACAGAGAGGCGTTGATCCAACAACGCATTGAACTGCTGGATCTCGACGTACCGCCTGTTCTTCGTTACTTTGCGTGGTTATCAGGCGCAGTGAAGTGCCTGGTCCCCTTCGCGCTTACCTGCGACTTGGGAAACAGCGTCACCGGCATCGAGGTCACCCAGCTGCTAGGCCGCGCGATGGGACAAACCATCCTGCTCGTATCAGCCGCTACCGTGCTCGCCATCATCATTGGCATCACGCTCGGCATCGTGACTGCGCTCCGGCAGTACAGCGGCCTTGACTATGGCGTAACCATGATGGCCTTTCTTTTCTTCTCGCTCCCGGTCTTCTGGGTAGCCGTGCTACTCAAGGAATTCGGTGCGATTGGCTTCAATAACTTTCTGGCCGAACCAGACATAAGTTTTGCAGCCACTATTATCTGTGGATTAATAGCTGGATTCCTCTTCTTCTTGACCTCGGGTGGAACCATGAAGCGGAAGCTTCTCTGGGCCGCCATCGGATTTGCCTTCGCGTTCGCTCTCGTCTGGTTCCTCGACTTCACTGGTTGGTTCCTCACCCCAGGCTTCGGACCGATCGTCATTGCGCTGCTCTCGGTAGGCATTGCATACGGTGTAACTCTCCTCACCGCAGGGCTGAAGAATCGCAAGGCCCTCTACAGCTCCCTGATCGTGGTCGGAATCGGCGTCATTGCCTACTTCGCGGTGCAGCCGTTGCTGGATCGCGCAACCCTTTTGATGGTCATCCTGCTCGCTGTCGCAACGGTGCTGATCGGCTTGGTAGTCGGCTACTTCATGGGCGGCTATGACAAGCGCCAGAACATGAACGCCGCTGGACTCACCGCGTTCCTGATGGGTTTCCTCATCCTGCTCGATCGGTTCATGCAATCCTGGCCGGACTACTTCGACAACAACCGAATCAACGGTCGCCCCATCGCCACCATTGGCTCCTCAACTCCAAACCTGGAGGGCGACTTCTGGGTTGGCGGCATCGATATATATACGCACCTCTTGCTTCCCACCATTGCGCTGATGCTGATCTCGCTTGCAGGCTACAGCCGGTATTCCCGCGCGTCGATGTTGGAGATCATGAACCAGGACTACATCCGCACCGCTCGTGCAAAAGGTTTAGGTGAGCGAACCGTCGTCATGCGGCATGCGTTCCGTAACGCGCTGATCCCGCTGGCCACCCTGGTCGCTTTCGACATCGGCGGGCTGATTGGCGGAGCCATCATCACCGAGAACGTCTTCGCATTCAGCGGCATGGGCCAGCTGTTCATTGATGGCTTGCAAGCGCGCGACCTCAACCCGGTGATGGGCGTCTTCCTGATCACTGGCATCGTGGCTCTGGTATTCAACCTGGTGGCCGACCTTGTCTACTCCGTACTTGACCCGCGCGTAAGGGTGAAAGCATGA
- a CDS encoding ABC transporter family substrate-binding protein — translation MKLGGGMRFGRTSKAVGVAAIAALALSACAESGGGDDTGTDGGGNEAAGGAVTVAEVNPFTSFNSDSATGNVDINGKVSYLTHSGFNYISNEYELVPREEFGTYELVSEDPLTITYTVNEGVTWSDGEPVDADDLMLAWAVTSGHYNDLSDPDPEVEGDETGVDYFTYAGSTEGLGLTDVPEIGEDGRSITLVYSEPYADWESAFDILDTPAHVVATGGGLADGDALIELFQSAPAGDPENPEERPELQAVADYWNTAFDTTTLPTDQGLYLSTGPYIVQDMVPDQSMTLVRNEDYNWGPVPAVEEITIRYIPDANAQVLALQNGEVDIIQPQASADTLTALEAIDGIEIQRGPELSFDHIDIFQGGVFEDPEVREAFMLTIPRESIVDATIRPLDPEAAPRNSHIFDFGTDGYNAAIETNGSDAYAEVDIARATELLGGATPEVRIMYNADNPNRVDAYTLIAESAEQAGFRVVDGGLPGAEWGAALANGGSGWDATIFGWISTGVGVTGVPQLYGCGSASNYAQWCDEEAQAAMDELIITTDEAQQQELQIQVDTALFETGFGLPLFQSVGINALSDQIEGTEYMGNQTGIWWNFWEWSIAE, via the coding sequence ATGAAACTAGGAGGCGGAATGCGTTTCGGACGTACTTCCAAAGCCGTAGGTGTAGCGGCAATTGCTGCACTTGCACTGAGCGCCTGCGCTGAAAGCGGCGGCGGCGACGACACTGGCACCGACGGTGGCGGTAACGAAGCGGCCGGCGGCGCCGTAACCGTTGCTGAGGTCAACCCGTTCACCTCATTCAACTCGGACAGCGCCACTGGCAACGTTGATATCAACGGCAAAGTCAGCTACCTGACCCACAGCGGATTCAACTACATCAGCAACGAGTACGAACTTGTTCCCCGGGAGGAGTTCGGCACCTACGAGCTTGTATCCGAGGATCCACTCACTATCACCTACACGGTCAACGAGGGCGTCACCTGGTCCGATGGAGAACCAGTCGACGCCGATGATCTGATGCTTGCCTGGGCAGTCACCTCCGGTCATTACAACGACCTTTCTGATCCGGATCCGGAAGTCGAGGGCGACGAAACGGGGGTTGACTACTTTACCTACGCTGGTTCGACCGAGGGCCTCGGTCTCACGGATGTGCCCGAGATTGGTGAAGACGGCCGTTCGATCACTCTCGTGTACTCAGAGCCTTACGCCGACTGGGAGTCAGCGTTCGATATTCTCGATACTCCCGCTCACGTTGTCGCAACGGGCGGCGGCCTGGCTGACGGAGACGCACTGATCGAGCTGTTCCAGTCCGCTCCTGCAGGTGACCCAGAGAACCCGGAGGAGCGCCCCGAGCTTCAGGCGGTCGCGGACTACTGGAATACGGCGTTCGACACCACTACGCTTCCCACTGATCAGGGCCTGTACCTGTCCACCGGACCGTACATTGTCCAGGACATGGTTCCGGACCAGTCAATGACGCTGGTACGTAACGAGGACTACAACTGGGGACCGGTCCCGGCAGTTGAAGAAATCACCATCCGGTACATTCCGGACGCCAATGCACAGGTGCTGGCGCTACAAAACGGTGAAGTCGACATCATCCAGCCGCAGGCATCTGCTGACACGTTGACCGCGCTTGAGGCCATCGATGGCATCGAGATCCAGCGCGGCCCGGAGCTGTCGTTCGACCACATCGACATCTTCCAGGGCGGAGTCTTCGAGGACCCTGAGGTCCGTGAGGCATTCATGCTGACCATTCCCCGTGAATCAATCGTCGACGCAACTATCCGTCCATTGGACCCTGAGGCTGCACCGCGAAACTCGCACATCTTTGACTTCGGGACAGATGGCTACAACGCAGCTATCGAAACCAATGGGTCTGATGCTTACGCTGAGGTCGATATCGCGCGCGCTACCGAGTTGCTTGGCGGCGCAACGCCCGAAGTTCGCATCATGTACAATGCGGACAACCCGAACCGCGTAGATGCCTACACCCTTATCGCTGAGAGTGCAGAGCAGGCCGGCTTCCGGGTTGTCGACGGTGGCCTTCCCGGTGCAGAGTGGGGTGCAGCTCTGGCCAACGGTGGATCGGGTTGGGACGCAACCATCTTCGGATGGATCAGCACGGGCGTCGGCGTAACCGGCGTACCTCAGCTGTACGGTTGCGGATCTGCGTCGAACTACGCTCAGTGGTGTGACGAAGAAGCTCAGGCAGCAATGGACGAGCTCATCATCACTACCGATGAAGCCCAGCAGCAGGAGCTGCAGATCCAGGTCGACACCGCTCTCTTTGAGACCGGCTTCGGTCTGCCCCTGTTCCAGTCTGTTGGTATCAACGCTCTGAGCGATCAGATCGAAGGAACCGAGTACATGGGCAACCAGACCGGTATCTGGTGGAACTTCTGGGAGTGGTCGATCGCTGAGTAA
- the arfB gene encoding alternative ribosome rescue aminoacyl-tRNA hydrolase ArfB → MDNLRVPAGPGAPRGLRVPAGELVEQFSRASGPGGQSVNTADSRVQLSLDLGTTSALNEVQRELAIYRLSERLSGTVLTISASEHRSQRRNRIAARQRLAAILREAVAPAVIRRPTRPTIGSRRRRLEGKRLRSEIKRTRSRPDPE, encoded by the coding sequence GTGGACAACTTGCGTGTACCCGCGGGGCCCGGCGCGCCCCGCGGCCTCCGGGTACCGGCGGGGGAGCTGGTCGAGCAGTTCTCCCGAGCATCCGGCCCCGGCGGCCAGAGCGTCAACACGGCCGACTCCCGTGTGCAACTCAGTCTCGATCTAGGCACAACATCAGCGCTCAATGAGGTCCAACGGGAACTCGCCATTTACCGGCTCTCCGAAAGGCTCTCGGGCACAGTACTTACCATCAGCGCCTCCGAGCACCGCTCCCAACGGCGCAACAGGATTGCGGCGCGGCAACGCCTTGCCGCGATCCTGCGAGAGGCAGTGGCTCCCGCTGTCATCCGGCGACCGACCCGCCCGACGATTGGCTCGCGACGTCGTCGCCTGGAAGGAAAACGGTTGCGCTCCGAGATCAAGCGCACCCGCAGTCGCCCTGACCCCGAATGA
- a CDS encoding Type 1 glutamine amidotransferase-like domain-containing protein, with protein sequence MKHLLTSGGISNPSIEQALVDLLGKPIAEASALIVATGMYPFPGGSGMARDAITGAASSPLAGLGWKSLGVLELTALPTLRDEAWVPDVQETDALLVYGGDVLYLVHWMRESGLAELLLTLKDSVYVGVSAGSIAVTPYNCDAEFDLEFVPEDSDMGRDAERALGHVDVALYPHLGNPEMPDTTLENIGRWADRIPVPVYAIDDDTALRVENGKIDVISEGTWKLFPA encoded by the coding sequence GTGAAGCACCTCCTGACATCGGGCGGGATCAGCAATCCGAGCATCGAGCAAGCGCTTGTCGACCTGCTCGGCAAGCCCATCGCCGAGGCCAGCGCGCTGATCGTCGCGACAGGCATGTATCCCTTTCCCGGCGGCAGCGGCATGGCCCGCGATGCGATCACCGGCGCGGCGTCGAGTCCGTTGGCAGGGCTCGGGTGGAAGTCCTTGGGCGTCCTCGAGCTCACAGCGCTTCCTACCCTCCGCGACGAGGCCTGGGTGCCGGATGTGCAGGAGACTGACGCCCTTCTCGTGTACGGCGGGGACGTGCTCTATCTGGTTCATTGGATGCGTGAATCAGGTCTCGCGGAGCTCCTGCTGACCCTCAAGGACTCCGTATACGTCGGGGTGAGTGCAGGGAGCATCGCCGTCACTCCGTATAACTGCGACGCCGAGTTCGATCTGGAGTTCGTCCCCGAGGACAGCGATATGGGACGGGACGCCGAGCGAGCGCTCGGGCATGTCGACGTCGCGCTGTACCCGCACCTCGGGAACCCTGAAATGCCCGACACGACCCTCGAGAACATCGGACGCTGGGCAGATCGGATCCCGGTCCCCGTCTACGCAATCGATGACGACACTGCGCTCCGTGTCGAAAATGGCAAGATCGACGTCATCTCCGAAGGGACCTGGAAGCTATTCCCTGCGTGA
- the ychF gene encoding redox-regulated ATPase YchF, which produces MALTIGIVGLPNVGKSTLFNALTRNTVLAANYPFATIEPNVGVVSLPDPRLGELAEIFSSQRILPATVSFVDIAGIVKGASEGEGLGNQFLANIREAEAIAQVVRVFDDPDVVHVDGAVNPVSDMETINTELILADLQTLEKAIPRVEKEVKIKKREAAQLSAMQAAQAVLERGDTIFSSIAQDKLEMEHLRELSLLTAKPFIYVFNADDAVLGSDERQKELRALVEPADCIFLDAKLEADLVELDPEEAREMLEMNGQEESGLDQLARVGFHTLGLQTYLTAGPKEARAWTIKKGATAPEAAGVIHSDFQRGFIKAEVVSFADLVVAGSMAEAKSRGKVRIEGKEYVMSDGDVVEFRFNV; this is translated from the coding sequence GTGGCTCTTACTATCGGCATCGTCGGACTGCCCAACGTCGGCAAATCAACCCTCTTCAACGCGCTCACCAGGAACACCGTTCTCGCTGCGAACTATCCGTTTGCAACGATCGAACCGAATGTTGGCGTGGTCAGCCTGCCGGACCCGCGGCTCGGTGAGCTCGCAGAGATTTTTAGTTCGCAGCGCATCCTGCCTGCCACCGTCTCCTTCGTGGACATAGCCGGGATCGTGAAGGGTGCATCTGAGGGTGAGGGGCTTGGCAACCAGTTCCTCGCGAACATCCGCGAAGCTGAAGCGATAGCTCAGGTTGTCCGGGTGTTCGATGACCCCGACGTCGTGCATGTTGATGGCGCAGTGAATCCGGTCTCGGATATGGAAACTATCAACACCGAACTCATCCTCGCGGATCTGCAGACGCTTGAGAAAGCGATCCCGCGCGTGGAGAAGGAAGTCAAGATCAAGAAGCGGGAGGCCGCGCAGCTGTCCGCCATGCAAGCGGCACAGGCAGTCCTTGAGCGCGGTGACACCATTTTCTCCTCGATTGCACAGGACAAGCTGGAAATGGAACACCTTCGGGAACTGAGCCTGCTCACGGCGAAACCCTTCATCTACGTATTCAATGCGGATGACGCAGTACTCGGGAGCGATGAGCGGCAGAAGGAACTCCGCGCGCTGGTAGAACCCGCCGACTGCATCTTCCTCGACGCCAAGCTCGAAGCTGACCTCGTGGAACTGGACCCGGAAGAGGCGCGGGAGATGCTGGAGATGAACGGGCAGGAAGAGTCCGGCCTTGACCAGCTGGCGCGCGTTGGATTCCACACACTCGGGCTTCAGACCTACCTCACGGCGGGTCCGAAGGAGGCTCGTGCCTGGACCATCAAGAAGGGCGCTACCGCTCCCGAGGCGGCCGGAGTGATCCATTCCGATTTCCAGCGCGGCTTCATCAAGGCTGAGGTTGTCTCCTTCGCCGACCTGGTTGTTGCAGGGTCGATGGCAGAAGCGAAGTCCCGTGGCAAGGTCCGCATCGAGGGCAAAGAGTACGTGATGTCAGACGGGGACGTGGTGGAGTTCAGATTCAACGTGTAG
- a CDS encoding DNA recombination protein RmuC, translating into MDGFTLLSIILAALLGVGIGAGVALVLSRRSITDLRTELDDAGERLGRAVSACAAAEGENRILHEHNRRLTEQSGEEQSVLRALAPLADKLGQVQAQVGQLERERAQQFGHLARQLQEAQLSDSKLLSTTHSLASALRSSTARGQWGEVQLRRVVEAAGMLPRVDFHEQTTFTITSKESASTARPDMVIQLPGNKQIVVDSKVPLAAYLEAQSSIEDGDEQQVAAEERRRQDLLLQHVKAVRAHVDALSRKKYWEGAANSPDLVVCFIPVESVLSAALNTDPALLDYAFSRNVVLASPVSLLAILKGVAFSWRQDVLTENAKELYDLSRELYERLGTMGSHITRLGSSLKSSVEKYNSFVGTLESRVLPTARRINAFEPADVDAPLSTQTVETTPRLLSAPELIDSETGSEAEERSA; encoded by the coding sequence ATGGACGGATTCACGCTTCTCTCGATCATTCTCGCGGCTCTACTTGGCGTCGGCATTGGCGCAGGCGTTGCACTCGTTCTCTCACGTCGGTCTATTACCGACCTGCGCACTGAACTGGACGACGCCGGGGAAAGGCTTGGGCGGGCTGTGTCGGCCTGCGCTGCGGCTGAGGGCGAGAACCGCATCCTTCACGAGCACAACCGTCGGCTTACTGAGCAGTCGGGTGAGGAGCAGTCCGTCCTTCGTGCGCTGGCGCCTCTCGCGGACAAGCTGGGGCAGGTCCAGGCACAGGTAGGGCAACTGGAGCGGGAACGCGCGCAGCAGTTCGGCCACTTGGCACGGCAGTTGCAGGAAGCGCAGCTCTCCGATTCCAAGCTCTTGTCCACCACCCATTCGCTTGCGTCTGCGCTACGCAGCAGCACGGCGCGTGGTCAATGGGGTGAAGTGCAACTGCGCCGCGTGGTCGAGGCAGCGGGAATGCTTCCGCGCGTGGACTTCCATGAACAGACAACGTTCACGATCACTTCGAAGGAATCAGCCTCCACGGCACGGCCGGACATGGTCATCCAGCTTCCGGGGAACAAACAGATCGTCGTTGACTCCAAAGTGCCACTAGCGGCGTACCTGGAAGCGCAGAGTTCCATCGAGGACGGCGATGAACAACAGGTCGCTGCAGAGGAACGCCGTCGGCAGGATCTTCTCCTGCAACATGTGAAGGCCGTGCGGGCGCACGTTGACGCACTGAGTCGCAAGAAGTATTGGGAGGGCGCAGCCAACTCTCCCGATCTGGTGGTGTGCTTCATTCCTGTGGAGTCCGTATTGTCGGCGGCGCTCAACACTGACCCAGCACTGTTGGACTATGCCTTTTCGCGCAATGTGGTGCTCGCCTCCCCTGTGTCGTTGCTGGCGATCTTGAAGGGTGTCGCGTTCAGCTGGCGCCAGGATGTGCTGACGGAGAACGCCAAGGAGTTGTACGACCTGTCGCGCGAACTCTATGAGCGGCTTGGCACAATGGGTTCGCACATCACCCGGTTGGGCAGCTCTTTGAAAAGCTCCGTGGAGAAGTACAACTCGTTCGTCGGCACCCTCGAGTCACGGGTGCTGCCGACAGCCCGACGTATCAACGCCTTCGAGCCCGCTGATGTCGACGCTCCTCTATCGACCCAGACTGTAGAGACAACGCCAAGGCTATTGAGCGCGCCCGAACTCATCGATTCTGAGACCGGCTCGGAAGCTGAGGAACGCTCCGCTTAG